CATAAGCCCCTCGCAGCTCACATTCTCCACTCCTACTCGAAGAAACGAATCTCCCGTCACAACATCTTCCGCATCCACATCCCGATAGGGTAATGGTGGTAAGTGTGCCAGCGCTACCACTAGCTTCGCCAGCATGCCACATGGACAACCACTTGGAGGAGTCATTCCTGCCGATCCTGCCCGACCTGTCACCGCATTAGTTTTGTCAACATCCGGGCAAGGCAGGGGGTAACTGTGTCGGCTCCACCAGTGCCCCAGCCGGCAAGCCTTGAGGATGACCATTGGAAGGAGTCCTTACCGACGCCGCTGGGAGTGAGTGTGCTGGAACCACTGCCTCTGCTGGTTTTGATGTTTCACGTCTTGCATTTCCGCAGCTTCTGCAAGAGATTTTGGTTGTAAGAATGAATATCATCAGCTGTTCATCTATTGTTTTGACAAAAAAAATCCTCAAGTCCTCCTAATATGTTTGGATGTTAGATGGAGACATATTTGTGCCTACTTTTAGAGTTAGTGTATTACGGAGATCCCAAAACAAATTATGCACTAGCCCGATTCAACAAACCTTTTTGTAGTCCCTTTCACATTCAGCGACACATTACAAAAAGACCCCTTCGACGTTAAAAAAGAGGCGTAACTCTGCTCAGGCTTTCCAACAAGCGTGGCGTGCCACCACGCTTTTGCCTGTTAGTTAGGATACCAAAACCCCCTAGATTTGGAGCCCCCCTGATGCGTTGGGGATTGTGGGGTACTGGGGTCGCTTGGGCCCATATCTAAGGGTGTTAAATTTGCTAATATATTTAAACTCCACGAACATTAAGTTTTTTACCTTTTTTTGAAATCTATGAACAATTTCAAAAAATCATGGTTTTTAAATTTACAATAAATAAAATCCAAAtatttatatatttatatatactTAATGACCTACTTGCCTCGGGTGATCACCACACATGCCCACGTTGCACCCTGCAACCCCTGCCTACCTCCCGCCACACTTCGATTCATTCGCTAGCCACTACTGTCGCTGGAATCGACGCATCAAGCTGCCGAGAGCTCATCGACGTGGAGCCGGAACGGCACTGGGCATCCACCCCGAGTGCTCGCTACGCCTTCAGACCTCTAATTCGGGCCGCCACCGCTTCCTTGAGCTCCATGTAGCAGCGACTTACCACCAAAGGCCCGGGGCATGCGGTAGTAGCCATGGGCACTGGGGCAATGAAAATCCCAAATTCGGATAGGCGGGAGAAGAGGTGGCTCAACATGTTCGCCACCGCGCGGAGAAGGCGGCACAGGCGTACGACATGATGGAGCTCCGCCACTTTGGGAGCCCGACGAAGCATAATTTCGCCGTCGACACCCCCATAGAAGCTCGAGACTGAGCACGTTGATCCGGCCTACATGACCGAGCTCAGTGCAAAGAACCAGGAATTCCTCTCGTGGACTAAACTCGGTTCGAATCAAAGGAGAATGACCAGGTGTTCGACGAGCTCTTGCCGAGCCCTCCGACGAGGAGGAGATGGCGGCAGCAACAATGGAGAGGCCGGGCCCTCACCGAGGTTATGGTGTCAGAGGTTGGATCATCACTATCACCCAGCCAGCATGTATTTAGAAAATATCCTTAATTGCAAAAACTACAGCAGCTTATAGACTATATAGTTCGGTCAGCCAAACCCCACGGCCCACGCAACTCACAACTCAACTGAACTGAAGCGGACCGTGAAATTGAAACCCTCGCCGCCAGACCACACCCCTCATCGATCCCCTCCCAATTGAAACCCTCGCACAGACCACACTCCTCATCGATCCCCTCCCAATTGAAACCCTCGCCGCCGTCACCcaccatgccgccgccgccgccgctgccaccaccATCACTGCCGGGCGAGCTCCTCGAGGAGATCTTCCTCCGCCTCCCGCCGGACGAGCCCGCGTGCCTCGTGCGCGCCTCCCTCTCCAGCAAGTTCTGGCTCGGCCTCCTCTCCGGCCCTCGCTTCCGCGGTCGCTACCACGACCACCATGGAGCTCCCCCCATGCTCGGCTTCCTTCGTGGTTTCTGGCTGGAGGGCTGCCACCGGCGCGAAAAAGGTCCCGTCCCACGCTTCACGTCCACCGCGAAATTCGGGGCGCGCATTCCCGACGACGAATGGGACCACTCTGACTACTCTGCGTGGGACTGCCGCCATGGCCGCGTCCTTCTTGGGGATGCGTATAGCTGCGAGCTCCTCGTTTGGGACCCCATGACGGGCTGCCGGAGGGGGGTGGACTGGCCCAACCTGGTGGACGACAGCCGCGGGGTCGCCGTGCTCTGCGCCATGAGGGGCTGTGACCACCGCACTTGTCATGCGGCTCCCTTCCAGGTGGTTTTTGTCGGCGTGGAAATGGGAGAAGATGAGGATGTTGATGATTGTGCTGCATTCGCTTGTGTGTCCTTGCCAGAGACCGGTGACTGGAGCAAGCCATGCCCTCCATCTGATCAGTGGGGCGAGCCCtgccctcttcttcatcttccagcTGAAGCATTCATCGAGCCAATCCCCCCTGTCCTCATCGAAGAAGCACTTCACTTCATGATTCAGTCTCTTAAGGATGATAGTGAAGAAATTCTCAAGTATGACTTCAGCTCTAATAGCTTATCACTGATTGGTGCACCGATTCAGGATCGTGAAATTGTCAGTTCCTCTATCCTCATGGCGATGGAGGATGGCAGTTTGGGGTATGCATATGTCAATGGATCAACCCTCTACCTGTGGTCAAGACTGATGGATTCCAACGGAGTTGCCTCATGGAGTCAACGTACAATTATCAATCTCATGAACCTTCTCCCCATCCAAAATCCTGTGGAAAGAATTACAGTAGTTGGATCCGTGGAGGGCGGTGATGTCGTGTTCGTCACCACAGTGCTGGGCATCTATGAGATTAATGTTGATTCGCAGCGATGGAAGAAGCTAGGGAAGAGAGAAAATTTAGATGCTGTGATTCCATACATGAGTTTCTACAATCGACAAGGTATAGTTGTATTTATATGTCATTTGTTGTGATTTGGGAACACCTATTAAGTTATACACCAAATAAGTTAGTGGAACAAACAAAACGATCGATCTCTATTCAGATATAAAGTTTCATTTCAAATGTTCCCACCAGGCAAAGTTAGGGTGATATGTAATTACAACTAATTATGCTAATTTAATTGGCTATTTATATCGTATCATGTCATCCCCTTTTTGGAAACACACCGGCAAATTTATGTTTGCAGAAAGGGTGATGCCTGGTGACGTGGTGCATTGACAAGGTATGGTTGAATATGCTTAAGGGCAGGAGGCCACTCTCATCAACAAGAAAGATGACAAGCTTAGGCAGCAGGGGTCTTGCGATGAATTATATCACTACATAGTAGCCCTTTTGGTGCAATGGTGCTTGCTTGATTTCTCATATCGTGTTTAGCTTTTTTCAGTAAGCTTGACAGTTTCCCCATGTTGTTCGTGTGTGTAATTGGATGATGGATTATGTTGTAAACTTGTAATGAACCTTCAATTCTTGCAGCAGCAGTAGTGACCATTTGCTCTGTTGTCTAATTTGATTTAAAAATGCAGCTGCGGATAGTAGCTTAATCTTGTCATTTTGAAAATTCTACAGTTTGATGTCTTGCAATGAACCTCCAGTCTTGCAGCTGCATTAAgaaccatgtgctttgttgtttaaTTTTCTTGACAATGCATCTGCAGACACGAGTTTAGTCTTACCATTTTGAAAACTTTACAGTTTGCTCTCCCAAATCTAAATTCACCTCTCATGAGTTAATAATGATGACATGTCTAGAGCTAGTCGTTTGTCTCGCCCTAAAGAAGTAGAGATGGTGATGGTTTCAGCATGCTGTCTCACTGATATAACTTCATTAATTTATTGAATTTGGTTGGCGTTCGTTTTTTTAGGAAAGCAATGTTACTGACGAAGTGATGAGTATAACATGTAAACTGGATCTTGAGATACATGTTCAGGTGAGTACAGATATGCTGTTGAATTGCTGCCTAATGATGTTGGAAGTTTTTATTTCGTTATCTGTTGCATTTTTTTGGCCTCCAGTGCACAAAATGTATTTGCATGATTTTTGTCGAGAATTTTGACTTTTCTGAGTAAGATTGGTAATTTTTTCGTTTCGCGATAAGGGTGATTCTATATGCATCTGCATGCAGTACCATTTAAAGAACTGTATAGTTTGCTCTCCCGGCTTTGGTCCAATCTCTAAAATCCTCTTCCAGAATAGGTCCGGATGATCAGCACAGTATGAGGGCTTGTCCTAAGCTTGGATTTTCCGCCGATCAAGAGATGATCATGGCCTGTGCATGGCTTGATTATAAATCTTAGTTAATTACCTTATGAACTGAAGTACTGAACTAATACTACATGTCAGGTGTTGTTATTACTACAGAATTTCTTACTTTTCAAGCAAATTAATGTTACTGCAGTTATCTTGCGATTGTTCTTTGTTGCCATATTATTCCTATATAAGAGTAATGGTACTTGTTGCCTAGATTATAAATGCCGATTGTTTTTTTTGCCATATTTTTCCTATATAAGAGTAATGGTACTTGTTGCCTAGATTACTAAATGCAAATTCATGTTCTTGCAGTAATATAATTAATTAACTCTTCTCATGACAGTAGAGCTAAAACCATCTTTTAGTGCTTAGTCGTGTTTGAGAAGGAAAATGTTTGCtggcatctttttggagaggtgaaCGTTGGTACGAGTAGTCATTACCTTTCAGTTATCTGGCTGGCAGTTTCTTAAAAGCTTCAACTTCAACTATTGGAATTTAGGCCAGCCCCAAGCTATACATTTTTATTACTTGTTCTGTTCTCAGAATATGGAATCCATTTGTGCAATCAGACCTACATCTCCTTGCGTTTGAGGGTGTTACTAGAACTGACATAAATGTTCAGTATGCTGAAGAGCAGGATGCTCGATGTGGACTTTTTGAACGCAAGCTCGCTTACACAGTTTATAAAAATTGAGAACCGTGTCTTAAAGTTTCAAAACGATCACTCATGTGCATATGGTAGTATAGCATGTACATGCAAATTTTCGTAACGACATGTGCTACTTTGAGATTGCACATGatttatatgcatgttttttgtcaaTAACTTCAAGAAGTGCACAGTTTTCTCTCCCTTTGGTCTAATATCTGAATAATCTGTTCAGATGATGATGAGGCATGTCCAGACTTGCATTTTTCTTTGGCCCACGAGATGAAGATGGCTTCTGCATGCTGGCTGACCGATAAATCTGAAACGAACCTTGTGAACGGAAATATTACTACTATAGTAAATtattaaaccattttagcaaggAATGTCAATGCAATTATCATAACAAATCCAGTTTCATATAATTGAACAGGAAAATAAGCAATGTGGAAGAGGTATTGTTTGTCTCTCTTCCATATTCTCTTTATGTACTCTTTCATATTTTCCTTATTTGTGGGTAATCGTTTCATACAGTTGACCCTTATTAGTGCATATGCTGGAAAATTGCTTTGTTGTGTTGAAGAGCTGGATGCCATTAGGTCTAGTCAACAGGAAAGATGGTCACCAGCTGGTAGGTGTTCTTGGCTTTTATCAGTAAGTTTGGTTCATCTTATCCGTGTGTGTCTGAGGTGATATTGTGAGGAATCCAGTTTTTTGCAGCATCAACTTTGTACTATGTAGTTTAATTTGCTCCCAAATGCATCTGCATACTACTGTACATGTTTGTTCTCCCAGCTTTGATCAGGAGGTCGAGAGCTAGAATTTTCTGCTGCCAAGAGATGATAATGGTTTCTTGTATATTTGGGTCTGTCATCGATGGACTATCATCCATGGATCCCGGCAACGGTGAGATAAGAGAAGAGGTCTTAAACATGAGGGCGGAATTATGTATGTTGCCAGAAAATAAGTGGTGGAAACTTTGAGAGCGATAGATGGATGGTGCATGATTATTGTCTATCCGGGATACATAAACAGATTTTTCAGCTATTATCGACAGCCATGATTTTATGCACTGCAAACGGACTTTTAACACTGTCGCTCACACTTTAGCGATATTGCTGAGCCTACTGGTTAAAAATCTGTTTAATAGTAAAAAAAAAACTCAGAAGAGTCTCGGTATCCCTTCACGCCAGCTGCGATCAGGCTGGGCTTGCACACACGCTTGCCAGCCCAATGGCATCAGGCCCGTGACAGGGATTGGGATTGGTCAGAGGTCCAGCTCAACTTAAACCTCTCAGCAATCAGCCGGATTTGCCTAAAAAAAATCAGCCGAAACGACGGAAGAGGGATGATGACGCTTGGAATCCTCGGAACAGCCGGGCCGCCGTCGTCCTGATCGCCGTCAAGGGAACAATCCACATCGATCAGATCCGCCCCGGCCGGCCGCGCCACTTGAAACCCTCGCCTCCGCTGCCGGACGATCTCCTCGAGGAAATCTTCCTTCGCCTCCCGCCAGACAAGCCCACGTGCCTCGTGTGCGCCTCCCTCACCAGCAAGCTCTGGCCCGGCCGCCTCACTGGCCCTCACTTCCGGGGCCGCTACCGCGAGTCCGCGAGTTCCATGGTGCTCCCCCCATGCTGGGCTTCCTTTAGTCGCGGTCCCGGGACTGCGAGCCGGAGGAGAGATACCGCGTCCCACGCTTCGTGTACACCCCACGGAATTCGCTGCCCGTGTTCCCAACGACCACTATGGGAACTTGGGGTGCCCGGAATATGTTGTGTTGGACTGCTGCCATGGCCGCGTTCTCCTTGCGGATTGTAATGCACCCATGCCGCTTATCGTTTGGGACCCCATGACAGGCCGCCGGACCAAGCTGGAGGGGCCCAAAGCGTGCAATTTCAACCTGGCCATCGGTAGCGGGGTCGCGGTGCTATGTGCTGTGGCCTGCTGTGACCATCGCGCGTGTCATCAGGGCCCTTTCCGGGTTGTCTTCTTCGGCATGAGCATTCATGGTGGCCAAAGCGTTATACACATGTCCATGTCCTCGCCGGAGACGGTGGGTGGAGCGAGCCGTGCCCTGATCTTGATCTTGGCAACAACGCATGCATCATGCTAGTGCCCCCCGTCTTCATCCAAGACACACTTTACTTCATGCATACACGTGCGTCTGGTTTTCACATACAAGGAATTCTCAAGTATGATTTGGGTTCTAATTGCTTATCGCTAATTGATGTGCCCATGGTGGGGGTTCTTGGTTTCACTACCCTCATGGCTATGGAGGACGGTAGTTTGGGTTTTACACTAGTGGGTAGGTTAACTAACATCTACCTAT
Above is a window of Triticum dicoccoides isolate Atlit2015 ecotype Zavitan chromosome 5B, WEW_v2.0, whole genome shotgun sequence DNA encoding:
- the LOC119306803 gene encoding uncharacterized protein LOC119306803, yielding MGEDEDVDDCAAFACVSLPETGDWSKPCPPSDQWGEPCPLLHLPAEAFIEPIPPVLIEEALHFMIQSLKDDSEEILKYDFSSNSLSLIGAPIQDREIVSSSILMAMEDGSLGYAYVNGSTLYLWSRLMDSNGVASWSQRTIINLMNLLPIQNPVERITVVGSVEGGDVVFVTTVLGIYEINVDSQRWKKLGKRENLDAVIPYMSFYNRQERVMPGDVVH